A DNA window from Moorella thermoacetica contains the following coding sequences:
- a CDS encoding carbohydrate ABC transporter permease: MKIARETSPRFAAIKGYLVPGGCLAPALAFLALFTFWPLVSTLKLSFYQWNMVSPTPKWVGLTNYLEILRSREFWLAFWHTLEYTLILLALNLALPYITAYILSRLVVKGQNFYRALIFLPSVLSLAVAAVIFLWLYNPLAGPVNALLRLLGLPAPPWLSSYGWVIPALTVITAWKSFGYNFIVLLAGMVAVPQELIEAARLEKASNWQIFWWIVRPLTSGTALYVLVMTVIIGSQYVFVPIQMLTNGGPDQASTNLVFLIYQYAFNFFQAGKAAAAAVITLVIFGGLLFLQKRVLEKGVYYEN; this comes from the coding sequence ATGAAAATCGCAAGGGAAACCAGTCCAAGGTTTGCTGCCATCAAGGGTTATCTGGTACCCGGGGGATGCCTTGCCCCCGCCCTGGCTTTCCTGGCGCTATTTACCTTCTGGCCCCTGGTATCCACCCTGAAATTAAGCTTTTACCAGTGGAATATGGTTAGCCCTACCCCCAAATGGGTGGGGTTAACCAATTACCTGGAAATACTTCGGAGCCGGGAGTTCTGGTTGGCCTTCTGGCATACCCTGGAGTATACCTTAATTTTACTGGCACTGAATCTGGCTCTGCCCTATATTACCGCCTATATCCTGTCGCGCCTGGTCGTTAAGGGGCAAAACTTTTACCGGGCTTTGATTTTCCTACCCAGCGTTCTTTCCCTGGCGGTGGCCGCCGTTATCTTCCTCTGGCTATACAACCCCCTGGCGGGGCCGGTTAATGCCCTCCTGCGGTTATTAGGACTGCCGGCGCCCCCTTGGTTGAGCAGCTACGGGTGGGTTATCCCAGCCCTGACTGTGATTACTGCCTGGAAGAGTTTTGGCTACAACTTTATTGTCCTTCTGGCCGGTATGGTGGCGGTACCCCAGGAGCTCATTGAAGCGGCCAGGTTGGAGAAAGCCTCCAACTGGCAGATTTTCTGGTGGATTGTCCGCCCTTTGACCTCAGGAACGGCTCTCTACGTCCTGGTTATGACGGTAATCATTGGTTCCCAATATGTTTTTGTGCCCATCCAGATGTTAACCAACGGGGGGCCAGACCAGGCCAGCACCAACCTGGTATTCCTGATTTACCAGTACGCCTTTAACTTCTTCCAGGCCGGCAAGGCAGCAGCAGCGGCTGTGATAACGCTGGTAATCTTTGGTGGCCTGCTTTTTCTGCAAAAACGAGTCCTGGAGAAGGGGGTCTATTATGAAAACTAA
- a CDS encoding ABC transporter substrate-binding protein has translation MINCKWRKPLGIALLVATMASSLVTGCGPGNPAKGTGQEKTGGKVTTIEYWHVNSENFGGQTVRDLVQKFNEQHPDIKVVEKFQPNMYLGLMQNLQAALAGGHPPAVAQIGYNYLDYATANLPHLPVEDAAKKDPEGQAFLNNYLPNILNLGRVNGKLEGMPYSISNPVLYYNADMFKAAGLDPQNPPKTWAEVRDMARIIKEKTGNYGLYVQEPSDNWAQQAMMESNGAQVLTRTGGKASATFDSPEAIEAYQLMADMVLKDKTALHATWEEGTQAFITGKVGMYVTTIARRNYIETSSKFKVLAAPFPTFGNKPRRVPAGGNALFIFAKDPDQQKAAWEFIKYLESPEALTTWTKGTGYLPPRKDVTEDPNYLKPFMDQNPLMKPAAAQLPDAVPWVSFPGNNGLQAEQILLDARDAILGGRQSAAEALKEAVAKVNKLIGN, from the coding sequence ATGATAAACTGTAAGTGGCGTAAACCCCTGGGAATTGCCCTGCTAGTGGCAACCATGGCGAGTAGCCTGGTGACAGGTTGCGGTCCGGGAAACCCGGCGAAAGGTACCGGCCAGGAGAAGACAGGCGGTAAGGTAACAACAATTGAATACTGGCATGTTAACTCGGAAAACTTTGGCGGGCAGACCGTCCGCGATCTGGTGCAGAAGTTTAACGAACAGCACCCGGACATTAAAGTAGTTGAAAAGTTTCAACCCAACATGTACCTGGGGTTAATGCAAAATTTACAGGCCGCCCTGGCGGGGGGCCATCCTCCGGCAGTAGCCCAGATTGGCTATAATTACCTTGACTACGCCACCGCCAACTTGCCCCACCTGCCGGTAGAAGACGCCGCTAAAAAGGATCCCGAGGGGCAGGCTTTTCTAAATAACTATCTGCCCAATATCTTAAACCTGGGCCGGGTTAACGGCAAACTGGAAGGTATGCCCTATTCCATCAGCAACCCTGTCCTATATTACAACGCCGACATGTTTAAAGCAGCCGGCCTGGATCCTCAAAATCCACCTAAGACCTGGGCCGAGGTACGGGATATGGCCAGGATAATCAAAGAGAAAACCGGCAACTACGGCCTTTATGTGCAGGAGCCTTCCGACAACTGGGCCCAGCAGGCCATGATGGAGTCCAATGGCGCTCAGGTACTGACCAGGACGGGAGGTAAGGCCAGCGCTACCTTTGATAGCCCCGAAGCCATAGAAGCTTACCAGTTGATGGCCGACATGGTTTTAAAGGATAAGACGGCCTTGCACGCCACCTGGGAGGAAGGTACCCAGGCCTTTATTACGGGAAAAGTGGGAATGTATGTTACAACTATTGCCAGGAGAAATTATATTGAAACTTCTTCTAAGTTTAAGGTTTTAGCGGCTCCTTTTCCAACCTTCGGTAACAAACCGCGGCGGGTCCCGGCCGGAGGTAATGCCCTGTTTATCTTCGCTAAAGATCCTGACCAGCAAAAGGCTGCCTGGGAGTTCATCAAGTACCTGGAATCCCCCGAGGCTTTAACAACCTGGACCAAAGGTACTGGCTATCTGCCTCCCCGGAAAGATGTGACCGAAGATCCCAACTACCTGAAACCTTTCATGGACCAGAATCCGTTAATGAAGCCGGCGGCAGCTCAGCTTCCCGACGCTGTTCCCTGGGTAAGTTTTCCCGGCAATAACGGTCTTCAGGCCGAACAGATCCTCCTGGACGCCAGGGATGCCATCCTCGGCGGTCGCCAGTCGGCAGCAGAAGCCCTGAAGGAAGCCGTGGCTAAGGTAAATAAATTAATCGGCAATTAA
- a CDS encoding OsmC family protein: MQVTVTWEGEKMRLKGVGASGQPVAMDAGTDHGGQNQGARPSEVLLMGMAGCTALDVLTILQKKRLSLTSFAIDVEADRATTDPKVFTSATLIYRLEGPDLPESQVKQAIELSLSKYCGMVNTMKKAMPISYCYEINGSRSAVEPAP; encoded by the coding sequence ATGCAAGTCACCGTAACGTGGGAAGGGGAAAAAATGCGTCTCAAGGGCGTGGGGGCTTCCGGCCAGCCGGTTGCCATGGATGCCGGTACGGATCACGGTGGCCAGAACCAGGGGGCCAGGCCCTCCGAAGTCCTCCTCATGGGTATGGCCGGCTGTACGGCCCTGGATGTCCTGACTATCCTGCAGAAAAAGCGTCTCTCCCTGACTTCCTTTGCCATTGATGTCGAGGCCGACCGGGCGACGACTGACCCAAAGGTTTTCACCTCCGCTACCCTTATTTACCGCCTGGAGGGGCCTGACCTGCCCGAGAGCCAGGTTAAGCAGGCCATTGAGTTATCCTTGAGTAAATACTGTGGCATGGTCAATACCATGAAAAAGGCCATGCCCATCTCGTATTGCTATGAGATTAACGGTAGCCGCAGCGCCGTCGAACCCGCACCTTAA
- a CDS encoding methyl-accepting chemotaxis protein, whose translation MKLKIADSISSRLLALFLILSLIPAIIISLVNFYFSKAQFTANTYLTLRQITTSMAENVNDWINSRLTQMDKDATASVLQSNDKEQIRAFVKMVAEQTVDANLVFFAGTNGMVIPSSGPEVNISDRDYYQQAIKGKAAISNLVINRSTGKEGITIAVPVKGPGGIIGILGTHYDSQTLLHQINNSKYGRTGYAYMLDNTGVVMAHPDAKKVLNENLTKTESQSLNNVAQKMLQNKEGEDEYIRNGVRNLVAYAPVKATGWVVAMTAPTSEVYAGVTAMQRFNIILITLAAILIALLAFYISRKIARPIITLAGQADVLATGNLQVDINTNFYGELGTLGRSLKTMVTNLRSIVQKVQDSANQIASSAQEFSASTEEASRSVEQVANAIQDMARGANDQATQSQNIAELVNNITGAIGSTRDRVEALARYSEQTGELVDDGLASMENQNDKMAENLQAAQAVSEAINKLARGAREVGQILETITSIADQTNLLALNAAIEAARAGEHGRGFAVVAEEVRKLAEGSAQAASEIGQIVQKIQDEAQGAVAEMDKAKVIVDAQQDAVNHANEVFQNISQKVKAMVKGIEEIAAATEQINNEARKITEAIQGVSAIAEENAAAAEEISASTEEQSATVEEIAASANALASLGQELQQLIARFKL comes from the coding sequence ATGAAGCTTAAAATCGCCGATAGTATTAGCAGCCGGTTACTAGCGCTGTTCCTTATTTTATCCTTGATACCAGCCATTATTATCAGCCTGGTTAACTTTTATTTCAGTAAGGCCCAATTTACAGCTAACACCTATTTGACCCTAAGGCAAATTACCACCAGTATGGCCGAAAATGTGAACGATTGGATTAACAGCCGTTTAACGCAAATGGATAAGGATGCAACTGCAAGTGTCCTGCAATCAAATGATAAAGAGCAAATTAGAGCTTTTGTAAAGATGGTAGCTGAGCAGACGGTTGATGCCAATTTAGTTTTTTTTGCCGGGACTAACGGTATGGTAATTCCATCCAGCGGGCCAGAAGTCAATATTAGCGATAGGGATTATTACCAGCAGGCCATCAAAGGCAAGGCCGCTATTTCCAATTTGGTTATCAATAGAAGCACCGGCAAAGAGGGCATAACCATAGCTGTACCGGTTAAAGGGCCCGGGGGGATTATCGGTATACTGGGTACCCATTATGACAGCCAGACACTATTACACCAGATAAACAACAGCAAGTACGGGCGGACGGGTTACGCCTACATGCTCGATAACACGGGCGTGGTCATGGCCCACCCGGATGCTAAAAAAGTTTTGAACGAAAACCTGACGAAAACTGAATCCCAGAGCCTGAACAATGTCGCCCAGAAAATGCTGCAAAATAAAGAAGGAGAAGATGAGTATATCCGCAATGGTGTCCGGAACCTGGTCGCCTATGCCCCGGTTAAAGCAACCGGCTGGGTAGTAGCCATGACGGCCCCCACCAGTGAAGTATACGCCGGGGTCACTGCCATGCAACGTTTTAACATTATCCTTATTACCCTTGCTGCCATCCTCATAGCCCTGCTGGCCTTTTATATCAGCCGAAAGATAGCCAGGCCCATTATCACCCTGGCGGGGCAGGCCGATGTTTTAGCCACAGGCAACCTGCAGGTAGACATTAACACCAACTTCTACGGTGAGCTGGGGACTTTAGGCCGATCGTTAAAGACTATGGTCACCAACCTGCGGTCCATAGTCCAAAAAGTTCAGGATAGCGCCAACCAGATAGCCTCTTCCGCCCAGGAGTTCAGCGCCTCTACGGAGGAAGCTTCCCGGTCGGTGGAGCAGGTGGCCAATGCCATTCAGGATATGGCCCGGGGCGCCAACGACCAGGCTACCCAGTCCCAGAATATAGCGGAATTGGTCAATAACATCACCGGTGCCATTGGCTCAACCAGGGACAGGGTAGAAGCCCTGGCCAGGTATTCGGAACAAACCGGGGAGCTGGTGGACGACGGCCTGGCGTCTATGGAAAACCAGAACGACAAGATGGCGGAAAACCTGCAGGCAGCGCAAGCTGTCAGCGAAGCTATCAATAAGCTGGCCCGGGGGGCACGGGAGGTGGGTCAGATCCTGGAAACAATCACCAGCATTGCCGACCAGACCAACCTGCTCGCCTTGAATGCGGCCATCGAGGCAGCCCGGGCCGGAGAACACGGGCGGGGTTTTGCCGTAGTCGCTGAAGAAGTGCGCAAACTGGCCGAAGGTTCGGCCCAGGCAGCGAGTGAGATCGGCCAGATTGTCCAGAAGATCCAGGACGAGGCCCAGGGGGCGGTGGCAGAAATGGATAAGGCTAAAGTCATTGTCGACGCCCAGCAGGATGCCGTTAATCATGCCAACGAGGTATTCCAGAACATCTCTCAGAAGGTAAAGGCCATGGTCAAGGGCATCGAAGAAATAGCCGCCGCAACGGAGCAGATAAACAATGAGGCCCGGAAAATTACGGAAGCTATCCAGGGGGTGTCGGCAATAGCCGAGGAGAATGCGGCGGCAGCTGAAGAGATATCGGCCAGTACCGAAGAACAGAGCGCCACGGTGGAGGAAATCGCCGCCTCGGCCAATGCCCTGGCCAGCCTGGGGCAGGAACTGCAGCAGCTCATTGCCCGATTTAAGCTGTGA
- the ligD gene encoding non-homologous end-joining DNA ligase encodes MTTTGAGLPLFQIRPMLAVISRPFDSPDFLYEIKWDGYRCLAYLEGQTLLQSRNLLNITPTFPELASLHQRVKGQPAVLDGEIIVPGKDGKPSFSLLQGRGRLGDPLKVRQAARRMPAIFVAFDLLYYQGENIMPEPLRWRKERLQEALAPGENLIVSSFIENYGMKFYEACVGQGLEGVMAKELDSPYLPGKRSPRWRKFRHTRAGEFIIAGYEPGAGGRLLGSLILAECREGQLVYRGKVGTGFDRQEEKKLLVELQQLQPGPPPFKENIPELRKPRWVQPRLVCTVEYLELTPDGRLRHPTYRGLRWDKAPWECTST; translated from the coding sequence ATGACCACTACCGGAGCCGGCCTGCCCCTGTTCCAGATCAGGCCTATGCTCGCCGTAATCAGCAGGCCCTTCGATTCCCCGGATTTCTTGTATGAAATAAAATGGGACGGCTATCGTTGCCTGGCCTACCTTGAGGGACAAACCCTCCTCCAATCCCGCAACCTCCTGAACATTACACCCACCTTTCCCGAACTGGCCAGCCTCCACCAGCGGGTAAAAGGGCAACCGGCAGTACTGGACGGGGAGATTATCGTCCCCGGGAAGGATGGCAAGCCTTCCTTCAGCCTCCTCCAGGGGAGGGGCCGCCTGGGAGACCCCCTTAAAGTAAGGCAGGCGGCCAGGCGCATGCCGGCCATCTTTGTCGCCTTTGACCTCCTTTATTACCAGGGCGAAAACATTATGCCGGAGCCCCTCCGCTGGCGCAAAGAAAGGCTTCAGGAGGCATTAGCGCCGGGGGAGAACCTGATTGTCTCCAGTTTTATTGAAAACTATGGTATGAAGTTCTATGAGGCCTGTGTTGGCCAGGGGCTGGAAGGAGTGATGGCCAAGGAACTGGACAGCCCTTACCTCCCCGGTAAACGCTCACCCCGATGGCGCAAATTCAGGCACACCCGGGCGGGGGAGTTTATTATTGCCGGCTATGAACCGGGAGCCGGCGGGCGTCTCCTGGGGTCCCTCATCCTGGCGGAATGCCGGGAGGGGCAGCTGGTTTACCGCGGCAAGGTGGGTACAGGCTTTGACCGGCAGGAGGAAAAGAAGTTGCTGGTAGAGTTGCAGCAGCTCCAGCCCGGGCCGCCGCCTTTTAAGGAAAACATCCCGGAGCTAAGGAAGCCCCGGTGGGTGCAACCCCGGCTGGTTTGTACGGTGGAGTACCTGGAGCTGACCCCGGACGGCCGCCTCCGTCACCCCACTTACCGCGGCCTGCGCTGGGATAAGGCTCCATGGGAATGCACCTCGACCTGA
- a CDS encoding Ku protein has translation MRPLWKGAISFGLVNVPVKLYPATESNDLKFNYLHTRCKTPIQYRKYCPYCQVEVPPEEIARGYEYEKGKYVILREEDLEAIPAEKTRSINIMDFVDLEEIDPIYFSRSYYLAPADMGQKPYLLLKKAMEETGKVAVARVTIRSRESLATVRVYGPALVMSTMFYPREVRPVTGMPELDFQVNLRENEVKMAVTLIKSMATSFQPEKYTDTYRQALLQVIEAKIAGEEVEVPARPEAGKVVDLMEALKASIELVRQEKEKVAADVEDRKPRRRRKTS, from the coding sequence ATGCGGCCCCTGTGGAAAGGCGCCATCAGCTTCGGCCTGGTCAATGTGCCGGTGAAGCTCTACCCGGCCACCGAGAGCAACGACCTCAAGTTCAATTACCTGCATACCCGTTGCAAAACACCCATCCAGTACCGGAAGTACTGCCCCTACTGCCAGGTGGAGGTACCGCCGGAGGAGATAGCACGCGGCTATGAATACGAAAAGGGCAAGTATGTAATCTTGCGGGAGGAAGACCTGGAGGCTATTCCCGCCGAAAAAACCAGGAGCATTAACATCATGGACTTCGTCGACCTGGAGGAAATCGACCCTATCTACTTCTCCCGCTCTTACTACCTGGCCCCGGCCGACATGGGCCAGAAGCCTTATCTCCTCTTGAAAAAGGCTATGGAGGAGACGGGCAAGGTGGCCGTCGCCCGGGTAACTATCCGGAGCCGGGAATCCCTGGCGACGGTCAGGGTCTATGGCCCGGCCTTGGTAATGAGCACCATGTTTTACCCCCGGGAGGTAAGACCTGTAACCGGGATGCCGGAACTGGACTTCCAGGTGAACCTCCGCGAGAACGAGGTGAAGATGGCTGTTACCCTGATCAAGAGCATGGCAACCAGTTTCCAGCCGGAGAAATATACGGACACCTACCGCCAGGCCCTGCTCCAGGTCATCGAAGCCAAAATCGCCGGGGAAGAAGTAGAGGTTCCGGCCCGGCCGGAGGCCGGCAAAGTAGTCGATCTCATGGAGGCCCTGAAAGCCAGCATCGAACTGGTCAGGCAGGAAAAGGAGAAAGTTGCTGCCGACGTCGAGGACCGCAAGCCCCGCCGCCGGCGCAAAACTTCATGA
- a CDS encoding pyridoxal phosphate-dependent aminotransferase, protein MQLAQRAAGISPSPTLAIDAQAKAMKAKGVKVINFSAGEPDFGTPEHIKQAAIDALAAGFTRYTPVAGIPELRQAICASLAARGVTYEPADIVVSCGAKHSLYNAMQVLLNAGDEVILSAPYWVSYYEQVKLAGGVPVVVTTGPDTGFKLTPGLLEAAITPRTRLLILNSPCNPTGAVYSREELAALAEVIVARDLIVISDEIYAALLYDGLTHTSIASLAPEVKERTILIDGVSKTYAMTGWRIGYAAAPRPVAKAMTDLQSHSTSNPTSIAQKAAVAALTGSQEAVEMMRREFEQRRNRILAGLRELPGIECNQPGGAFYVFPYIGKLFGRKFRGRVLGNSTDVATALLNEFQVAVVPGVAFGAEPYLRLSYATSMDQIEAGLERLRAFVTELE, encoded by the coding sequence ATGCAACTTGCCCAGCGGGCTGCCGGTATCAGTCCTTCACCCACCCTGGCCATTGACGCCCAGGCCAAAGCCATGAAGGCTAAAGGGGTGAAGGTAATAAACTTCAGCGCCGGCGAGCCTGATTTCGGTACACCGGAGCATATCAAACAGGCAGCCATCGACGCCCTGGCAGCCGGCTTTACCCGTTACACGCCGGTAGCCGGGATTCCTGAACTGCGCCAGGCAATATGCGCCAGCCTGGCTGCCCGGGGAGTGACCTATGAACCGGCAGATATCGTCGTCTCCTGCGGCGCCAAGCATTCCCTCTATAATGCCATGCAGGTTTTACTTAACGCTGGTGATGAGGTGATCCTTAGCGCCCCCTACTGGGTAAGCTATTACGAACAGGTTAAACTCGCCGGCGGTGTCCCGGTGGTAGTCACCACCGGCCCCGACACCGGCTTTAAGTTGACGCCAGGGTTGCTGGAAGCGGCCATTACCCCGCGGACAAGGCTTTTAATCCTCAATTCGCCATGTAACCCAACCGGCGCTGTCTACAGCCGGGAGGAACTGGCAGCCCTGGCTGAAGTAATTGTTGCCCGGGACCTGATAGTCATTTCCGATGAAATTTATGCCGCCCTCCTCTACGACGGCCTGACCCACACCAGCATCGCCTCCCTGGCGCCGGAGGTAAAAGAACGGACCATCCTCATTGACGGGGTGTCCAAGACCTACGCCATGACCGGCTGGCGGATTGGCTATGCCGCTGCGCCGCGGCCCGTGGCCAAAGCCATGACGGATCTCCAGAGCCACTCGACTTCCAATCCCACCTCCATCGCCCAGAAGGCGGCCGTGGCTGCCCTGACCGGCAGCCAGGAAGCCGTGGAAATGATGCGTCGCGAGTTTGAACAACGCCGCAACCGCATCCTGGCGGGCCTGCGGGAGTTACCGGGCATCGAATGCAACCAGCCCGGCGGTGCTTTCTACGTTTTCCCCTATATCGGCAAGTTGTTCGGCCGCAAATTCCGGGGTCGGGTCCTGGGCAACTCCACCGATGTCGCTACAGCCCTGCTGAATGAATTCCAGGTGGCAGTGGTACCGGGCGTCGCCTTCGGCGCCGAACCTTACCTGCGCCTCTCCTATGCCACCTCCATGGACCAGATCGAAGCCGGCCTGGAAAGACTCCGGGCCTTTGTAACCGAACTGGAATAG
- a CDS encoding SNF2 helicase-associated domain-containing protein produces the protein MPLVRLRGQWVELCPEELESLSRFWREGASTGVVTAKEALRLGLAGGQVPGREPGRRPPGCPRPAGSPGGS, from the coding sequence GTGCCCCTGGTCCGGCTGCGGGGCCAGTGGGTGGAGCTGTGCCCCGAAGAGTTGGAGTCCCTGTCCCGGTTCTGGCGCGAAGGTGCCTCAACGGGGGTCGTCACGGCGAAGGAAGCCCTGAGACTCGGACTGGCCGGAGGCCAGGTGCCGGGCCGGGAGCCCGGACGGCGGCCTCCCGGGTGTCCCCGGCCTGCCGGTTCTCCGGGTGGAAGCTGA
- a CDS encoding fumarylacetoacetate hydrolase family protein, producing MERSEKIVRFSAGGEVFYGRLEGAKILALEGEIFGPCRESGRQFSLDEVRLLAPCRPGKAVCVGLNYRNHITEMSEKLPEEPVIFIKPSTSVIGPGETIIYWPMVGRLDYEAELAVVIGREAHNVEEREAADYIFGYTIANDVTARDLQQKDGQWTRAKGFDTFLPCGPWIVRGIDAGDLRVQAFLNGELKQDGRTSQLIFPVPRLVSFISRVMTLHPGDLILTGTPAGVGPMQVGDTIEIRVENIGSLVNRVAAPVI from the coding sequence ATGGAAAGAAGCGAGAAGATAGTACGTTTTAGCGCTGGGGGTGAGGTTTTTTACGGCCGCCTGGAAGGGGCGAAAATCCTGGCCCTGGAGGGCGAAATCTTTGGCCCCTGCCGGGAAAGCGGGCGCCAATTTAGCCTGGACGAAGTTCGCCTCCTGGCCCCATGCCGGCCGGGCAAGGCCGTGTGTGTTGGTCTGAATTACCGCAACCATATTACCGAGATGAGCGAAAAGCTACCGGAGGAACCGGTGATCTTTATAAAACCGTCCACCAGCGTCATCGGCCCCGGGGAGACGATTATTTACTGGCCTATGGTGGGCCGCCTGGATTATGAAGCCGAACTGGCGGTGGTCATCGGCCGCGAGGCCCATAACGTCGAGGAAAGAGAGGCGGCAGACTATATTTTTGGCTACACCATAGCCAACGATGTCACGGCCCGGGACCTGCAGCAGAAGGACGGCCAGTGGACCAGGGCCAAGGGTTTCGACACCTTTCTGCCCTGCGGTCCCTGGATTGTCCGGGGTATCGACGCCGGCGACCTTCGGGTCCAGGCCTTCCTGAACGGAGAATTGAAGCAGGACGGGCGTACTTCCCAGTTGATTTTCCCGGTACCCAGGCTGGTCAGTTTTATCTCTCGGGTGATGACCCTCCACCCGGGGGACCTGATCCTTACCGGCACCCCTGCAGGTGTGGGCCCTATGCAGGTGGGCGATACCATTGAAATCAGGGTGGAGAACATCGGCAGCCTGGTCAATAGGGTCGCCGCACCGGTGATATAA
- a CDS encoding dodecin family protein, with translation MHVKVVELVGESPNNWKDAVQKAVSEASRDISNISGVEVYNLTANVKDGKLSEFKANVKIAYADHSADL, from the coding sequence TTGCACGTCAAAGTAGTAGAACTGGTGGGCGAATCTCCTAACAACTGGAAGGACGCCGTTCAAAAGGCCGTGTCTGAAGCCAGCCGCGACATCAGTAACATCTCCGGCGTAGAGGTCTACAACCTGACAGCCAACGTCAAGGACGGCAAGCTGTCCGAGTTTAAGGCCAATGTAAAAATCGCCTATGCCGACCACAGCGCAGATCTTTAA